Sequence from the Chlamydiales bacterium genome:
AAAAGTGAAGAAAACAATCCAAAAGTGCCTTTTGATGGCTTTGGATATATATGTTTGTTCATTGCTGTCACAGCTATTGGAACTGTGCTTACAGCGGGGCAAGAACTTGATTGGTTTCGCTCACAACTTGTTATAGCACTATTGATCATAGGTTTTATCTCATTAATTTTTGTGGTCTTTCGTTTTTTTTCCCATCCTTTTCCTATTATCAATTTTCGGATGCTTACACGTCCCTTATTTGTGTTTGCACTACTTAGTTTGAGCCTATTGTTTTCAGCTTATTTTGGTATGGTAATTCTCTTAGTGTTCTGGCTTGCTCTTTATGTCAATTTTACGCCTCTTTGGATCGCTCTTTTAATTGGAACAATGGCCATTGCTGGAATATTACCAAATTATTTAATCCAAGAGAAAATAGGGTGCGATCGAAGAATTCCACTGCTTCTGGCTATAGCTATACTGGTTGTTTCTTGTTTTCATACAACAATTTTTAATGTGGATGTAAATTTTGAAAGAATTGCATTTTCTAGGATTTTAGCAGGATTTGGTCTGGCACTATTTTTACCCCCCCTTTTTCAGATTAGTTTTGAGAGCTTTTCTAGTAAGCGAGCAGTTCAAGTTCTTGAATGGTTTCAGATGACAAGGGCTCTTGCTTGTGGTTTTGGAGCCTCTCTTTATATTATCCTTTGGCAAAGAAGGACTGTATTTTATCATGAAAGGCTAGGAAGTGCCCTTACAGACTTTTCACAGCAGACAGCGGATTTTTTTTCCAAAGCGTTTCTTGTAGGGCTTAAGGGGCTTTCTGCAGACGCTCAGCTTGAAGACTATCTTACAAGGCAATCGATAGCACTTGCTCTTGATGATTGTTTTTATCTGATGGGGTGGCTTCTTGTGGGGCTATTTGTAGTAACACTTTTTACTTTTTTTTCTAGGAATAAAGTACTATCTTCTAAAAAAAAGGTTTTTAATTTATAAACTTAAAAGTTAATCTATATTGATATAAAAAATATATCTTTTGACTTGACGCTAATACTCTAGCCTTGATAGCCTTGTTACAGCCTTGAAAAACTCCGCGTTGATAACATGGCTGGAAGATTTGTAATCCCTAATTAATAAGAGAGGAATAAAATGAAATTGAAAAGCGCTTTAACGGCTATATTATCTATAAGTACATTTGCATTTGCAAGTCCAGCCATGAATGGAGTTGCTGATGATGAAAATGTTATTCTAAATTACTCAGTAGACGATCAAAATGAAAATGGAGATAATCCATCATTGAGACTTGCATCTACAAATAGCGAAGAAGAAATCGTCTCTAAGCTCGTGCTTGCATCTGCAGATGATGAAGATAGTGATGATGAAGACAACAAAACATCTTCTGGTATGATGCTTGCATCTACAACAGACGATGAAGATAGTGATGATGAAGACAATAAAACATCTTCCGGTATGATGCTTGCATCTACAGACGATGTAGATAGCGATGATGATGATGATGACAACAAAACATCTTCTGACATGATGCTTGCATCTACAGAAGATGAAAATGATAAAAATAGCTTCAAAGCTATTGCTTAATTAGGGTCTCTTTTTTTAAGATTAAGCCGGTAAGTATTTTTTATTTATCGGCTTTTTTTATTAGACATAATGTAGGTTAAAATGGCTTTTGAATTTGATCCTAATCGTCAGTTTAAAGAGGCTTTGGAACTTACTGCAAAGTATGCATCTGATGGAAATTTGCTTGTTTCCAAAGAATTGGAAAAAATAGCATCTGTTGTAAAAGATGTTTTGCCAGAAAATATATCTAAATTGCCAGAAGGCTCCTACCAAGTTAATAGATATGATGAATTGTCAAATAATTTAAAAACAATTGCAGACAGGGTAACAAGAACAAAGTCGTGGGTTTGGCGCATACTTAATTTTTTTGGTATTTTTTCTAGAGGAGAGAGACAAACCATTGCTATCTTAAAACAAGTAGAGTCTCTTTGTTCTCAATTTGGAAAGGAACAAGATCATACCTATATGGAAGAAAAGATTAGCCGTATAGAAAAAAGAGATCTTAACTTAAAAGGATTTTTCTTATTTCCACGTTTAGAATCAGATCAAGAGGAGAATCTGGACTTAGCTGGAGGTTTTTTTGTTCTATCCTATCGGATGTTATTTAATGAATTAAGTAATTTTATAGATGAATATGAAGGGGAATTGAGCGCAATTGACTTAGAACTTATTAAAAAAGCGCTTATAGGCCTTCAACAAGGTATTGAAAAAGTTATGAGTATTCACGAGCTTATAGAAAAATGTGTGAATACAGAGTTTGTAGATCTAGTAAAAGTCACCTCAAAATTTAGTTTAGATTTTACTGAAGAACTTAAAAAATTAGCAGTAGGGGAGTCTTTAACACTTCCAGCAGGAACATCTACTCATGCGATTATTTATAAAATTACTCGCGAAAGTAATGAAGAATGTACTTTTAAAATATATAATACGGGTCAAGGAGCTCAAATTTCAGATAGAGATAAGTGGAAGACGTACTCCGCAAAATTCACACATTGTCCTTTAAACAAGGTTGCAAATGAAATATTTATTAATAATTTAGTTGATTTTAATGTAGATTCCACTAAACCTATACATACAAATAGGATTATAGAATATATAACAAATGTATTGGGGAAAGAAAATGAAATAAGAGGAGATCATTATCCTTTACAGGTAAGGGGATCTTGCTCTTTGGACTCTCTAATGGCTTATTTAAAAGGATCTTTGCCAAAGCCTATTTTTTATGCTTTTCAGCTCTATGTTACAAGAAAGCTTGCAAATAAAGTCGATACATTTTTTTTAGACCGATTTACACCTTCTATAGTAGAAGACTTATCATTAGTTGCAGCATCCACACTTGCAAATAGAGAATCCGCCTTTAAAAGAAAGGTTAAAAAGTGGTCCATTCATGACCCTAAAACAGATCGGATCTCTTTTACAGCTTTAAATCACTTTCCAAAGGCACTTACAGATAATGAAAAACTTTTACAAGCAGAGCATTATGAAAGGTTTTATGATGTAGTTGCACATCCCGTAATTATATCAAAATTAGATGAGTGGTTAGCATGACATCATTAATAAGTATTCACTCTTTATCAAAGTCTTTTGGAACAGAAGTTTTGTTTGAAGAGATCTCTTTTGTGGTATCGCAAGGAGACCACCTTGGATTAATCGGCCCAAATGGCGCTGGTAAGTCTACCTTATTGAAAATTTTAATGGGCCTTGAAAAGGCAGACTCTGGATCGATTGCTAAAAGACAAGGTCTTCGTGTAGGATATGCAAGTCAGGTACCTGAATTTCCCTCCAAATCATTAGAACAAGTTCTTGTTGATCATGTGTTAAATGAAGATCCTGAAGAGCTTTTAACACGAGCAAGAATACTTCTTGGAAAAGCGCAATTTACGGATTTTTCTCAAGATGCAACACTTCTTTCTGGCGGGTGGAAAAAACGTCTGGATATTGTAAGAGCCTTGATGATAGAGCCAGACCTTCTTCTCTTGGATGAACCTACTAACCACCTAGATTTAGAGGGCATTCTTTGGTTAGAGAAGTTTTTAGCAAAAGAAAAAATCACCTATATTGTGATCAGTCATGATCGCTATTTCCTAGAAAATGTAGTTAACAAAGTGCTTGAATTGAACAAATGCTATCCACAAGGTCTATTTATGACAGGTGGCAAGATGAGTACGTTTGCAACTCATAGAGATGCCTTTTTAGAAGCACAATTGCAGCAAGAAAGAGGGCTTGCATCCGTTGTACGCGATGAAATTGACTGGCTTAAACGCTCACCAAAGGCTCGTACTACAAAGTCAGAATCACGTGTTCAAAGGGCGCATGAGTTAATCAATGAGCTTGCAGCCGTTCGAAAGCGTAATAAAACGCACAAGGTGAATATTGAATTTTCAGCTTCTGAGAGGGAAACTAGAAAACTCATTGTTGCAAAAAATATTGGTAAGTCAATAGATGGAAAAACTCTTTTTAAAGGGATAGACTTAAACCTTTCTCCTGGAAGTAGAATAGGTATTGTAGGCAAAAATGGCACAGGTAAAACAACACTATTAAAGATTCTTGCAGGTGTTGTTCCCCAAGATATGGGAACAGTAAAGTATGCAGAGGATCTTCGCTTAGTCTACTTTGATCAACATAGAGAGCACATACCTCCTGAAATTTCTTTAAAAGAAGCACTTGCACCTAATGGAGATATGGTAAATTACCGCGGTCAATCGATTCATGTCAATGGATGGGCAAAAAAGTTTTTATTTCAAGCAGATCGTTTAACAATACCTGTAAAATGTTTATCAGGTGGTGAGCGAGCAAGAATTTTAATTGCAAAGCTGATGCTAGAGCCTGCTGATGTGCTTTTTTTGGATGAACCAACAAACGACTTAGATATAGAGACACTAGAAGTTATCGAAGAGAGCTTAAAAGAATTTGCAGGTGCGGTTGTTTTAATTACGCATGATCGCGCTTTGATGGATAATATTTGCACTCAAATTTTAGGCCTTGGAAGTAATCTAGAGCAGCAACTTTTTGCTGATTTACGCCAATTTGAGCAATCACTTGCTGCTACAAGTTTTTCTCAGAAAAAAGAAGAGCTTTTTAAACCTTCATCCGCAGTAAGTGATAAACCATCCAAAAAATTATCTTATAAAGAGCAAAAAGAACTTGAGGGCATGGAACAAGCTATCATGGGAGCTGAGCTGGAATTAGAAACTTTACAGCAAAAACTAGATGATCCAGTAGTTCATGCAGATCCTCAAAAGGTGCAAGAAGGCTATGTAGCCCTAGGGTTTGCTCAAACAAAATTAGATAAGTTATTTGAGCGCTGGCAGTATCTTTTGGACAAATCACGAGGAACTTAATTGCTTTTATAATAGACTTCTTGCATAATTAGCTTTGCTTAGAAAAATTGAAATTTTTTGAATAGATTTATTGATAAATTTTGAGAGCATATGTGAACATATGGTTGAAAAATTTAACGATAAAGATGCAAAAAAAGACAATTTTAACAAGCAAATGTAATTACGCAAGAAGTCTAATGCAGCAAAACTACTTAGACCTATTATTCCAAAAGCGCGGTGGAGAGCCAAGGCACTCTCTTGCAAAGATGCAAGCTCTTTGCAGGGCATTGAATCATCCAGAAAAAGATTTACGCTTCATACATATTGCAGGCACTAATGGTAAAGGCTCTGTTGCTGCTATGTGCGCATCTATTCTTAAGGAAGCAGGTCTTTCTGTAGGCCTTTACACCTCGCCCCACCTTCTTTCTTATCATGAGCGCTTTCAAATTAATGGTCAAAAAATTTCTGACGAGGAATTACGAGAAGAGCTTGCATTGATAGAGAATCTTATCCCCGATGCACATTTCTTTGAGATCACAACGATGATTGCACTTTCCTGGTTCAAAAAAAAACAAGTCGATATTGTTATTTTTGAAACGGGTATTGGGGGAAGGCTGGATTCTACTAATGTGATTACTCCGCTGCTTTCTGTAATTACATCTATTGGCTTTGACCACATGAGTTATTTAGGAAATTCTCTAAAAGAAATTACAAGGGAAAAAGCGGGTATTATTAAGTCCAAAATCCCCTCTATTACTCTGTTACAAGAAAAAGAGGTTATGGATGTTTTATTCGAAAGGGCAAAAGAAGTAGATAGTCCTTTAAAAGTGATTACTGCAAGTGATCTTGACAGGTATAAATCTCCTCTTTTAGGGGATCATCAGCGCTGGAATACGGCACTGAGTGTTGCAGCTGTGCAAGAAATATTACCTTCTATTTCTTCTAGCACGATTGAAAATGGTTTAAAAAAAAGTGTATGGCCAGGGCGCTGTCAACTTATTGAACAGGGCAATGCTCTTCCAAAAATTCTTATAGATGGCGCTCATAACGTTCAGGGGGCTATAGCACTTGTAGACTTTATTGAAAAATATTTTGGCAGCAATCAGGTGACACTTATCTATGGAGCACTTATTGGAAAAAGTGTAAAGGAAACAGGACTTATCCTTAAAGGCATTGCTAAGGAAGTAATTTTGACAAAAATTGCAACGGAAAAGTCAGAAACACTTGAAAATTTATCAAAGATGATTCTTGCAAAATATGCTTGTAATAGCTTCCAGGAGGCACTTAAAAAAGCAAATTCTATTGGAGCGCCCATTGTTGTTGCAGGTTCTCTCTATCTTGTAGCTGACGCACTTGCTTATCTATACACAAACAAGGTCAAGTGGATACTATAACGCAGGCCTTCAGCCTGCAAATCATGTTTTGGAGTAACCTAGGGCGTGTGCCCTAGGCTTTTATAATACAGGGCGATGCCCTGAAAATTATGCTTGCAACTATTTCAGGCTGAAAGCCTGATTTATAAAAGCCTAGGGCACACGCCCTAGGTGCTCTCAGCATGTAATTTGCAGGCTGAAGGCCTGCGTTATAATTCGATGCCCTGAAAATTATGCTCAGTCAGAAATCAATAGACACTTTTTGAGGGGTTACCGTAATCATTACGGTATTTTGAATACTTCTACTTTTGATATACTCCCTAGCCATTAAATGCTGATAAGGAGATTTTTAAGAGTTAAAGGTCCTCCTTTTAGGCGCCAGCAAGCGGCAGTATCAATAAATAATAATATACGGGTGGTTTTTATGGCTTCTAGTAGTTTTTCGTTAGTTTCGCCTCATACACACGGAACAAATAGTATATGTTTGTCTCTGGATGAGCTAGTTACAAATTCAAAGGGAATAAGGTATTCTCAAAAAGATATTCTTGCAATTTATTTACAAAGCTTGACCTTTCTTGCCAAAGATCAAAAAGATTTATTAAGAAAAGCCGTTGAGGGCATTGATGGAGAAGGAAGCTTTATTCCTAATGCAGGTGAAATTAAAAAGGCATTTATACTTTATGATAAATGCGTTAAGCAATTAATACCCGAGGATGACGTGCTTGCGGGATCTTATGTTCCAAGTCTGTTACGCTCTACTTTTATAAAAATTTATAATAAGATTGTTCATGAAGAAAAATTCTTTTTATTACAAAGTAGATCTCTAGTTTTATTAGACGCATTTCTTGCACAAGAAAATATTGTACAAGCAGGGCGCAAGGTTCTACCTAAAAGTCTTGTACACTACTTTTATACAGGGAAAGAGGGTTGTCGAATATATGAAAAGGCTGAAGAAATAAAGGCTTTAAAAGAGCGTATTTCTGACTTATCAGAGAGTTTAAGGCAGGTAATGAGCATTGTTGATAGAGCGTCCAGTAAGAAGTTTTATCCTCCAGTTACTATAGAAGAGGGTAATTTTAGATGTATTAGTGGTAAAATATGGAACCTTTCTCCTGCAGTAATTCGACATGGTGTTATAGCCTACAATGCAATTCGCGCTCAAGATGACCAGCAAGAGCTATTTACAAGAAATATTGATGAAATTTATACTTATCAAGGTGGCGTGGACTTTACAGCTACTGGAATCTTACAAAAACTTGCAGAAGAGTACTTCAAAGAATTTGGCACTAGAGATTGTCAATATGTAGCTGTAGTTCGATTAGTTCAAGGTATTTATGCAAAAGGCGTAAATCAAGTGTGTTATGATGCACTTACAAATATTTTGGAAGGTAGTGAAGGTAATAGTGGATTATTAGCGCGGTTAGAAAAACAAAAAGAGGAAATTGATGAGATGAGCTTTAGGTTAGCAGGTCCTAGAGTCCTTCAGCATCCTTTAAGTGACTGTAAAGAGGGAGATTTTTCTTTTCTTACTGATGATTTATCCCAGAGGGTCATGACGGTTAGTTTTTTAGGTGCTCAAGCAACTGTTGGTCAAACTCCAAGTATTTGGGAGATCTTAAAAGAGGGTGTAGAAAGATTTGCAGATTTTCAGAAAAGAAAACAATTTTATTCTGCTCAGCCAGTTTATAAAGCATTTGAGGAAAGCAGTGAGCAACAAGCGCTGGGACATACAGGATTATCACATAGCTGGATGCTAGAAAATTTAGAAGATATAGCAACGCAAGGTTGGAGTGGTTACGTACAAGAACATTTAATACATATTGCAAAAAATTACGGTTTTGGAAGTCTACATCGCAGCAATGGAGTCTTTTTAAACTAAACAGAAATTTTAAGGAAAATGAGTTATGAGTGCTATAAGTGAGCCAGTAGGGACTTCTACGGCATTTATTACAAATTATATTGAATCTAATTGCTCAGATTTAAGTGTAAACCCAAGATTTTTTATTATCACAGGAGGCCCAGGTGTTGGTAAAACCTCTATCATTAACAAGCTTGCAAACAGCTACTCTGTTGGAATGGAAGCTGCTGCTGATGTAATTAGTCGAGAGCTTTCTTTAGGAATAGAAACTCCTTGGGCATTAGATGGCTTTCGTGAAAAAATAGTAGCGCTGCAAAAACAGCGTCAACAAGAACTCTTAGCAAAAAATGTTCATATGGCATTTTTTGATCGATCTCCTATTGATACAATGAGTTATTGCTTGCATTTCGGTGCAGTTCCCACCGCAGAGTTACAGCATAATGTTCAAGAGGTCGTTAGAGAGGGATATTATTCTAGAACTGTTTTTTTTATAGAACACTTGGGATTTACTGAACAAACTGAAATTAGAGCTGAAGCAGATGAGGAATCTCTAGCTATCGGAGAAAAAATAAAAGAGAGTTATAGAAACCTTGGGTTTAAAATCATTTTTATCCCTAAAGATACTATAGAAGAAAGGGTAAAGTCAATTTTAGCCCACATAGAAAGTGAATAAGTTTATTAAAATAAATTTTTATAAATCATTAATTATCAAGAGGTTTTTATGTCATCAGTTACTATACCTGTAACTCAAACATCTTACTCACCAAGTACATCTTGCGTGGATAGGACAGAAATATCTGGGTCAATAGCTAGTTCTAGCTCGACTGCAGAGAAAACACGAATTGTTTTTGAATCGCTCGAAGAGCGCCCAGCTGATTTTAAGCCAATAAAATGCAAAATAGTTGCTTGTGTGTGCTATCTTGATGCTAATTTGGTGGATGTAGATGGCAACGTAGTTACTGTTAGAAAAATACTTTGTCTACAAAGAGATAGAGCAAAAGAGGGGCAGAAAAAAATTGACTGGTCCTATCACTGGGGACTTCCTGCAGGAAAAGTTGAAGATGGGGAAACATATACAGATGCAATGATTAGAGAGGTTCTTGAAGAAACGGGAAAAAATATTCGACAACAGCAAGCAGATGGAAAAATTCCTGAAGCAAGAGAAGTTTATGTACGAGAGCCTCGTGAGGACAATCCTTCAAAACATACAGATTTTGTTTTCGAAATATATCAATGCGCATTTCCTGCAGAAGAAGAGCAAATAGAGGTTCCTCTTGAACAGGATAAGCATGTGAGAGCTGAATGGTTAACTACTGAAGAGCTTCTGGATGGGCGCTCAATCATTCCAGGAATAGATGAGAGTATCGCAATTTTTGAGCGTATTTGGAAGCAAAAGAGCGCATGAACAAGATCTATACACAAACAAGTCCCATTCTTGAGCTTGTTTGTGTATATCTTTCAGTTTGTTTGTTCCCATTCTATATAGTCAATTTTTTTAATTAAAAATAAGGGTAATAAAATGAAAAAAATATTTATTTGTGCCCCAAATAGGCATAAGGAAAAGACTCGAAAGCTTGCTGATAAGCTAGAAAAAGTCGGATTTTCAGTGAAATA
This genomic interval carries:
- a CDS encoding MFS transporter, producing MKIGFLITLLSVSSLLIMNTTLPLMSGLYIVSDLGGSQFTGTYPVTFFAIANALGIPLGKYLVDKIGAKKSLLYCLVLFAFVSWFCALSLNFPIFVVLRFIQGLVCGPFYYQISRLLPKSVGITSALLTIAIVSPVVGVSIGGIVAYEYNWRYLFYFDAFIALILAFILSFMKSEENNPKVPFDGFGYICLFIAVTAIGTVLTAGQELDWFRSQLVIALLIIGFISLIFVVFRFFSHPFPIINFRMLTRPLFVFALLSLSLLFSAYFGMVILLVFWLALYVNFTPLWIALLIGTMAIAGILPNYLIQEKIGCDRRIPLLLAIAILVVSCFHTTIFNVDVNFERIAFSRILAGFGLALFLPPLFQISFESFSSKRAVQVLEWFQMTRALACGFGASLYIILWQRRTVFYHERLGSALTDFSQQTADFFSKAFLVGLKGLSADAQLEDYLTRQSIALALDDCFYLMGWLLVGLFVVTLFTFFSRNKVLSSKKKVFNL
- a CDS encoding ABC-F family ATP-binding cassette domain-containing protein, translated to MTSLISIHSLSKSFGTEVLFEEISFVVSQGDHLGLIGPNGAGKSTLLKILMGLEKADSGSIAKRQGLRVGYASQVPEFPSKSLEQVLVDHVLNEDPEELLTRARILLGKAQFTDFSQDATLLSGGWKKRLDIVRALMIEPDLLLLDEPTNHLDLEGILWLEKFLAKEKITYIVISHDRYFLENVVNKVLELNKCYPQGLFMTGGKMSTFATHRDAFLEAQLQQERGLASVVRDEIDWLKRSPKARTTKSESRVQRAHELINELAAVRKRNKTHKVNIEFSASERETRKLIVAKNIGKSIDGKTLFKGIDLNLSPGSRIGIVGKNGTGKTTLLKILAGVVPQDMGTVKYAEDLRLVYFDQHREHIPPEISLKEALAPNGDMVNYRGQSIHVNGWAKKFLFQADRLTIPVKCLSGGERARILIAKLMLEPADVLFLDEPTNDLDIETLEVIEESLKEFAGAVVLITHDRALMDNICTQILGLGSNLEQQLFADLRQFEQSLAATSFSQKKEELFKPSSAVSDKPSKKLSYKEQKELEGMEQAIMGAELELETLQQKLDDPVVHADPQKVQEGYVALGFAQTKLDKLFERWQYLLDKSRGT
- a CDS encoding bifunctional folylpolyglutamate synthase/dihydrofolate synthase, yielding MQKKTILTSKCNYARSLMQQNYLDLLFQKRGGEPRHSLAKMQALCRALNHPEKDLRFIHIAGTNGKGSVAAMCASILKEAGLSVGLYTSPHLLSYHERFQINGQKISDEELREELALIENLIPDAHFFEITTMIALSWFKKKQVDIVIFETGIGGRLDSTNVITPLLSVITSIGFDHMSYLGNSLKEITREKAGIIKSKIPSITLLQEKEVMDVLFERAKEVDSPLKVITASDLDRYKSPLLGDHQRWNTALSVAAVQEILPSISSSTIENGLKKSVWPGRCQLIEQGNALPKILIDGAHNVQGAIALVDFIEKYFGSNQVTLIYGALIGKSVKETGLILKGIAKEVILTKIATEKSETLENLSKMILAKYACNSFQEALKKANSIGAPIVVAGSLYLVADALAYLYTNKVKWIL
- a CDS encoding AAA family ATPase, whose amino-acid sequence is MSAISEPVGTSTAFITNYIESNCSDLSVNPRFFIITGGPGVGKTSIINKLANSYSVGMEAAADVISRELSLGIETPWALDGFREKIVALQKQRQQELLAKNVHMAFFDRSPIDTMSYCLHFGAVPTAELQHNVQEVVREGYYSRTVFFIEHLGFTEQTEIRAEADEESLAIGEKIKESYRNLGFKIIFIPKDTIEERVKSILAHIESE
- a CDS encoding NUDIX hydrolase; this encodes MSSVTIPVTQTSYSPSTSCVDRTEISGSIASSSSTAEKTRIVFESLEERPADFKPIKCKIVACVCYLDANLVDVDGNVVTVRKILCLQRDRAKEGQKKIDWSYHWGLPAGKVEDGETYTDAMIREVLEETGKNIRQQQADGKIPEAREVYVREPREDNPSKHTDFVFEIYQCAFPAEEEQIEVPLEQDKHVRAEWLTTEELLDGRSIIPGIDESIAIFERIWKQKSA